The Nostoc sp. 'Peltigera membranacea cyanobiont' N6 genome contains the following window.
TCGCTATCAACGGCGAGAGGGAACTGAATTGATGGAGATTTTTACGGAAATAGCAGATAAACCGACTCGGAAAGTTGCCGATTCAAAGCTTTTTGTTGGTCGTCATGATTACAATCTCCAAAAGAGATTGCCTTACTCATCTGTGCGGATTGATGTTTTGGCTGGTACTCCACCCAAGTTTACCATCAGACCGTTGGTTACAGAACGAGTTGGGGATGAGTGGTGTAACCGCGAACTTGAACCTTTTGTGATTTAACAAAAAACCTCCTGATCTAGCCTTGCACAATTATCTAAATGTGAGTTCGATGAACCTCTCCCTCCCAGATTCCCTCTCCGAAACGGAAAGGAAGGAGTAGAAAAAATTAGGCTTTTTGCTCCCCTCTCCGATGCGGAGAGGGGCTGGGGGAGAGGTCAAAAAAGATTTGTCGAACTCACGTTATCTTAAGTCGTGGTTTTTGCAAGCGTTTATATCTTAATCTGGAATAGAGTTTTGATAATTTCAGATTATGGCAGGACATAGTAAATGGGCAAATATTAAGCGCCAAAAAGCCGTAGTAGATGCAAAAAAGGGTAAAACCTTCACTCAGTTATCGTGGGCGATTATCGTAGCGGCTAGAAGTGGCGTACCAGATCCGGCGCTAAATTTTCAACTTCGCACGGCAATTGACAAGGCAAAGGCAGCGAGTATCCCCAATGATAATATTGAACGAGCGATCGCTAAAGGTGCAGGCACTTTTGGGGGGGATAACGCTATCTTTGAATCGATTCGCTACGAAGGTTACGGCCCTAGTGGTGTAGCGATTTTAATTGAAGCCCTCACAGATAATCGCAATCGCACTGCTGCTGACTTACGTGTAGCTTTTAGTAAAAATGGTGGCAATCTTGGTGAAACAGGTTGCGTTAGCTGGATGTTCGATCAAAAAGGCGTTTGTCTAGTACAGGGTGCGATCGACGAAGAACGGCTTTTAGAAGCATCCCTTGAAGGCAATGCCGAGTCTTATGAGATGACTGAAGATAATATGGCTGAGGTTTTTACTGATATTGGCAATTTAGAAACCCTAAGTCAGACACTCAAAAATCAAGGCTTTAAGGTGACTGATGCCGAATTTCGCTGGATTCCTAGTAATAGTGTAGAAGTTCCCGATCCAGATCGGGTGCGATCGCTTTTCAAGTTAATTGATACTCTAGAAGGCTTGGATGATGTGCAAAATGTCACAGCTAATTTTGATATAGCAGAAGAATTGATGGATATCAGTTTTTCTTAATCAATATTCACATAGCATCATACCCCATAAATATGCTCAGGCGCGATGCCCATAGTGAGTCTTGCCTACGGTACGCTGGCACGACTGAGCGTCATCACCCGTCAGTCTAAAAGATATAGATGATGTGCAAAATATTACATTTAGCCTCTGAGATAGCAGAGGCAACAAGCATCACATATAGCAAAGCATTGAGCGCAAACCCAGTTAATTTAAGGCTTTCAGCAATCAATACTATCCTAACCTACGTGACTACAGTCATATCAAGGTATTTACCTAGATTCGGAGAGAAGGCTCCCGCCATAATCTGTGATTTGGCGGCGAGATGAATCGAGGGCGAAAAACTCAACATTCCACAAGCATAACTGACTGAAAGTCAGTGAGAGAAGGGAAATAGTTGAGTTTTTCGCTTTCTCCATGTTATGATTACGCTATTGAGTTGAGCGTAAAAATGCTGGTATTTGAAGCAAAGCTCGTTGGAACGAATGAGCAGTATGGAAAGCTGGATGAAGCTATCCGTACTGCTCGTTTTGTTCGGAACAGTTGCGTTCGATACTGGATGGACAATAAGGGCATTGGTAAATACGAGTTGAGCGCATATTGCGCTGTACTTGCTGCTAAGGAAGCTGATTTTCCATTCGCTGCAAAGCTTAATTCGATGGCAAGACAGGCTAGCGCTGAAAGGGCGTGGTCTGCAATCGCTCGGTTCTTTGATAACTGTAAAAAAGGTAAACCAGGGAAAAAAGGATTTCCTAAGTTTAAGAAAGAACAAACGCACGGTTCTGTTGAGTACAAAACTTGTGGATGGCGACTTGATGATGACCGCAGGTATATCACTTTTTCTGATGGGTTCAAAGCAGGAACCTTTAAACTTTGGGGAACCCGTGACCTGCATTTCTACCAACTTAAACAGTTCAAAAGAGTGCGGGTTGTGCGTCGTGCTGACGGGTATTATGCCCAGTTTTGCATTGACCAAGAACGAGTAGAGAGGCGAGAACCAACGGGTAAAACCATTGGTATTGATGTTGGTTTGAACCACTTCTACACCGATAGTAACGGGGAGACAGTCGCCAATCCCAGACATCTTCGTAAAAGTGAAAAGGTGATTTCCGTCAATAAATCTACCATCGCTGTTGGTTTCGACTTCGCTCAACCAACTAAGGGATAGAGAGTTGAGCGAACTCGAAATTCATCAACCTGGGTATATTCTTTGTCAGAAATCACCAAAGTCTTTGAGGCGACTGCAACGCCGGATGTCTAAGACTAAAAAAGGTTCTCAAAATAGAGTCAAGTTCAGGAATAAACTTGCGCGTCTTCACCTCAAAGTAAGTCGCCAGCGTAAAGACTTTGCTGTAAAGACAGCAAGGTGCGTGGTGAGGTCTAGCGACCTCGTGGCGTATGAAGATTTGATGGTGCGGAATATGGTTAAGAATCATCGATTGGCTAAGTCGATTAGTGACGCTTCCTGGTCGCTGTTTCGTGAATGGGTTGAGTATTTCGGTAAAGTTTTTGGTGTGGTAACTGTTGCAGTTCCACCCCACTACACTTCGCAGAATTGCTCGAATTGTGGTCAAGTCGTCAAAAAGACTCTTAGCACTAGAACTCATATTTGTCCTCATTGTGGACATACTCAAGACCGGGACCAGAACGCGGCGCGGAACATATTAGAAAAAGGATTGAGTACGGCGGGTCACGTCGGAACTAACGCCTCTGGAGAGACCGATCAATACTTGAGTGAGGCAACTCATAAAAGCAAATCAACTCGTGGAAAGAGGAAACCCAAAGAGCGATCTTTGGAATCCCCCGCTGTATCAGGTACTCCTGATTAGCGGTGGGAGGATGTCAATTAAAGTCATCTATCTGAGAATAGAGATAATTTAAAAATCACACGTAAGATTCACATAAATTACAAACTAATGACATACCGCTAGTAGATAGTTAGGCAATTGATTATTTGACGAGGAGTTTCAAATGAATAAGTTCGCTAAAGCCTTACTTTTGGCTTTAATGTTAGCTGCACCTGTAGCTGTTTCTGCATCCACTGTTCAAGCTAAAACTACTTCTAGCGCGAATACAACTTACGCAACTGCTAAAGTTGCCAAATCCAAGACTGCAAAACGGCACAAACACTACCGCCATCACAGCAAAGCTATTAGAAGTAAGTCTGTAGTTAAACAATCTGCACTTAAAAAACACGTTACTCCAACAGGTACAACTACCCCAGGTGCAACTACCCCACCCGCAGCTACACCAACCAACCCAAATAACTAATTCTGAACTTACGCATTGAAAATCTCAAACCTCGATTCTTTTTCAAAAGGGGAATATTAAAAATATTCTTAAAAAGGGGTTTGGGGGATCTATTATGCGTAAATTATAATTATTATTCATGAAAGTAAATAGCTGTTTATCGACTCATATTTCGCAAAGCCGCCAGACGTTTACTTGATATTTGATTAATAATAAGACGACGCAGACTATAAACCTTGATTCATGAGTATTTGACTACTCAGATATGATTTATATAGTTGCTACTAACTTTAATATTTTTTAGTAGTTATATAGCAAGTTTATTTTCTACTACTTTCTAAATACATACCATACAATTTAGACCTACTGCGGATCGCAGCAGGTTTTTTTATTTGGTAGATTTCTCTAAAATAGAAAATTATGCTTATTTCATCCAAAAATTAATCCTAGATAATTGCCGAAAGGCTTCAGCTATTTTTCTCTGTAGAGTAATAAATATTCATGTCTTTTTTAGATGCTAATATCGGCAAAAATATCCACAAAAACTTCATATAAATAACAAGAGAATGACATCTGTCTTTGTCATATTTAATTCATGGGTTCACTACACAAATGGAATCAAGGAAATCACATGAATAAGTTTGCTAAAGGTTTAGTTCTAGCTCTAGTACTTGCTACTCCCATAGCCATTGCTGCACCAATGTTTCAAGCTGCACCAGCTTCAGCGGCTGTTAAGCATAAGCATCATACATATCATCACAAAGGTATTAAGAAACATCACATCAAAACACATCACTAATAATCTCCTGCTGTCAAACACAGCATATTTAATGATTAGTTACACTTACTAGCGATAGTTGGTAGTAGCTCCGCAACAAAATTTATACTTTATTTATCTGAAAATAAGTAAAGCTGTGTTACCTCGCTGTTGTCCTCAGTCATCGGCGGGGTTTTTCAATGTTTGCTTGCTCTAAAGGGTGCGATCGCGTCAAAATAAGAGTTAAAGACGCTGTAACTTAACTTAACAATGGCCACGCAGTTTGAGCAAATTTCCCCTCAACTAACACCGCCAGACTTGCGGGGATATGAATATGACTTGGTAATTGTCGGGGGTGGGATTATTGGGTTAACTCTAGCCTCTGCTTTAAAAGATTCTGGCTTGAATATCTTGCTGATTGAAGCAAAAGTGGCTTCAATGGCGGTAGCCAAGGGACAAGCCTATGCAGTTCATCAGCTTTCGGCGCTAATTTACCAAGGAATTGGAGTTTGGGACAAGATATTGCCTCAAATCGCCAAATATTGCCGAGTTCGTCTTTCTGATGCCGATTATCCCAATGTGGTGGAATTTACCACAGATGATATAGATACAGCAGAGTTGGGTTATGTGGCAGAACACCAAGCGCTGTTGCAGCCTTTGCAGGAATTTGTCCAAGATTGTCCAAATGTGACTTATTTATGTCCGGCTGAAGTGGTGAATGCGGATTATCAGCAGGATATAGTCGCGATCGATATAAAGGTTGCCGATCGCTTACAGACAGTTCGCAGCAAATTACTGATAGCAGCAGATGGGGCGCGATCGCCAATTCGTCAAGCTGCGGGAATCAAAACCTCTGGCTGGAAATATTGGCAGTCTTGCATCGTGGCATTTGTCAAACCAGAAAAACCGCACAATAACACCGCTTACGAAAGATTTTGGTCTAGCGGGCCATTTGCAATTTTACCTTTACCGGGGAACCGTTGCCGCATTGTGTGGACAGCCCCCCACGAAGAAGCAAAAGCTTTATGTGCCCTAGATGATGAGCAATTTTTGGCAGAACTTACGCGTCGTTATGGCGATCAGATGGGAAAATTGGAATTACTAGGCGATCGCTTTGTCTTTCAGGTACAACTCATGCAAAGCGATCGCTATGTTCTCCCCCGACTAGCATTAATTGGTGATGCGGCGCATAATTGCCATCCAGTGGGCGGACAAGGTTTAAATCTGGGGATTCGAGATGCAGCAGCTTTGGCGCAAGTTCTCCAAACAGCGCACCAAGCGGGTAAAGATATTGGTGATATTCAGATTCTCAAAGGTTATGAACGCTGGCGCAAGCTAGAGAATTTAACTATTTTAGGTTTCACCGACTTATTAGATCGGATGTTTTCTAATAACTTCTTACCTATAGTAGTGGTTCGTCGCTTGGGTTTATGGTTTTTACAGCGAGTCCCTGTATTAAAGGTGTTTATGCTGAAGTTGATGATTGGCTTGAAAGGACGAACTCCAGAATTGGCAAAACGCTAGATGACAGCAGCTTGAAAAATCTGGTTTGGGGTGAGATTCAATTCGGGAAAGGTTTGGGAGATAATAATCGCATTATCTCGAAACTTACTTATCTGATATTCCCCATCAACCAAGTTACAAACGGTGATTGTCGGTTGTTTGGGATTGCCGATCAAATTACGTCCACCCAAGGCGGCATAATCGACAATCCAGTATTCTGGGATACCCATCTCTTCATAGTCAGCGTATTTTAAATAGTAATCGTCCCGCCAGTTAGTTGATACAACCTCTATAGCCAAAGGGATCGATGCACCCAAACTTACGATAGATTGTTTTTGCCATAATTTTTCGTTTGCCAGATTTGCACGATTTAGCACCAACACATCTGGGAGATAACCAGAATCTTTTTCAGGAGGTCTAACTATAGCTTGGCTGGGCATGAAGTAGGGGAGGTCTAATCGGTCAAATTCAACTGTTACTTTTCTTGCTAAAAAACCCTTTACTTCTTCGTGTTCCCCTACTGGTTGTGCCATCTCAACAATTTCTCCTTTATGTAGTTCATAGCGAACTCGTCGATTTTCGGGTAGCCAATCGACGAATTCCTCAAAGGTTACTAACTTAGGTATGGCTTGAGTCATAGATGATAGAGAATTACTGAATCATAGAAATATTATCTCTAATTCAGCGATCGCATTGCTTGCAAATTAGCCTAACCTTTTACGGTGCGATCGCTGTAGCTGAAAATAAACGCTCACGAATTGGCTGCCCAAATAATGGAGAAATTGCTATAGCAAGTTTTGGGTGATGCGTTACGCTTCGCTAACGCATCCTACAAGATTGGGCGATCGCACCATACAGAATCTTTAGCCAATCGCAATGCAATTATTATGCTTCCACGAGGGTACACTACCAGCAACAAGTTTGCTTGACTTAGGAAGCTATGTAGTTATGGATTTGTCGAAGCTGAGTTGGATTAAGAATGTTAAACATAAAGGTAATGATAAAGCCTGGGCTTACGAAACGTCGGTTATGCAAATTCCAGAAGCCAGGATATTTTGTCTTAACTGGCGCGATCCCAAAGACAACACCAATGCTGAAAAGCCTCTTAAAGATGACTTAATGCTTCTACTTCAAAAAGCCAAAGTCACTCATCTGGTCGAATTTGTTGATAATAAAGTGTACGAAAATAATTCTAGTGAGTGGGGTATATACAGGGTTGTAAAAGCTTTGTGGATGCCACCTGAAAATTCTGACTGGGAGAAATTGCCACACCAGAAAGATTTCTTTGGCTTCGATTATGTTGTAGGTGATGGTGCTGCCCATAATTTAGCCGAAGAGAATAAGATGCACCAATTTCACCAGTACTGGGATAAGCAAGGTGGACTAAAAGCATTTCAGAATCAATTAGACTTACAGAAATATCTTCGACTTTAGAGAGCTATCGCCAATCTTGTAGGATGCGTTAGCGCCAGCGTAACGCATCCCCCATGTAATTAATCAACATGTTTATTGTTTATCAACCGGATTTGGGCAAACTAATCAACAAATCCAAATTGCATCATTCAATGACCAACTACCGCAGAATCAGGATTGAGAGCGGCACTTACTTCTTTACCCAGGTAACACATCAAAGACAACCGTGGCTTTGCACCGATGTTGCACGTCTTTTGCTGCGCTCGGCATTTCTCAAGGTTCGTGAAAAATATCCGTTTGCGATCGATGCCATTGTGTTGTTACCTGATCACATCCACTGCATCTGGACTCTACCACCTAATGATAGTGATTATGCAACTCGTTGGCGATTGATTAAAAGCGATGTCACCAAGCAAGGAGCATCTGGTCTACGGTTGCAGGCAAACCGGAGTGAATCACGGCACAAACGCAGAGAGAGCAATCTTTGGCAGCGACGATTTTGGGAACATTGGATTCGAGATGATGTTGATTTTGCGCGGCATTGTGATTATATCCATTACAATCCAGTACAACATGGGTTATGTCAGCGAGCAATGGATTGGAAGTATTCAAGTTTTCACCGATATTTAGCACAGGGTATTTATTCGGTTGATTGGGGAATGAAGGAGGAATTGATGCCCTTATTAGAGGTTTGGGATCGGTGAGTTGAGGGTTTTGGGTGATGCGTTACGCTTCGCTAACGCATCCTACGAGATCGGGCGAGCGCACTTCACCGTTATGCTGTCTAATATTTTTGGGAATACTATCTGGTAGGTAAATACAAATCTCAAGGTAGGAAGTGTGAAGTATAAAAAGCTACTCAGATAAAGATGAAGCGGAATTCTTGTACAACTAAGGTAATATAAGCGCTAGAATGGGCATGTTTGAAGATGCTCTGTCTCTTTACGATCGAGCTATCACTATTGATGATGGCAACCCAATTTACTACAACAATCGTGCTGCTGCGCTTAAGAGGCTCGGTAGGCTTCAAGAAGCGATAAAGCAATATGAAGAAATCATCCTACGAGATCGGGCGATCGCTGCTCTTGTAGATTGGATTGAGATAAAGTAGCACAATCCCGCAGGGTAGCCCAACATTATTTTTTATGGATTTCAATCCCATAGCCTTTGAATGGGATAACCATCAAACTTGACATCTTTGCTAATCACAACAAGAGAGTGATTTATGGCTTGAACAATTAACATTCTATCAAATGGATCGCGATGATTTGATGGAAAATTTAGCTTTGAATATAACTCAATATCCTTATCTATAATAGGCAAGATTTGAATATTTATATATTGTAATTCTTTAAATAAATCTTCAATTGAACGATGAATTTTTAACTTGCCTATATTAATTTTAATAGCAATTTCCCAAAGGCTAACAATACTGAAATACAAGTTGTCTTTTGTATCAATAATATCCTTAACTTTAATTGCTAGGTTGGGATCGCCTAGTAAATACCACAGCAAAGTATGAGTATCCAAAAGAAATTTCATAATTACATATATTCTGCTAAATCTTCTAATGGTTCATCGAAATCATCTGACATAATGATTTTATTTGCCCAACTACCATAACCACGAACAGTTTCTATCTTTTCCTGAGATTGTTGATTATGTTGATTATGTGGATACTTTTCTCGCAAATATTCTGCATAATGCAATAGTTCTGTCTTGAGAGATTCCGGCAGACTAATAAAGACTTTCCATAAAGCTAGCTCAGTATTCATAACTTTTATTTTCTCAAGATCAAGCACGAGTATCTAAAGCTTACCTCGAAACACAAGATTACGTTGAACTCACCAGTCAGTCTTGGCAAGGGCTGCCCGCATCTACTATGACTTGCGCCATCAAGGGCTTACCGTTCGCAATCCAATCGATTGCTGTATTGCTCAAGTGGCATAAGAATTATATACCAAAGATAGATGTAATAGCATTTAATATGTGCTAATTACTCAATATTGCTAACTGTGGGATTGAAAATTAAGATTTTTGTACATAAAATTAAAAATCTAAAATTAAAAATTGGTAATACTGATGGCTAGGAGTGTTAAAGTTTCAGGAAATTCATCGGAAATTTTCAGCGAGTATTCATGCTGAAGAAACTACAGAAAAAGCAAATTTCGATCATTGCAGGTGCGGCACTGTTTGCCTTTTTAGCTGGGGCGATGGTATCAGCACCTCAGATTGGTAAAACTGTTGGGCAATGGCTCAAAGTGGGTAAGAATCAGACACAGCAAACATCTGATGCTAGCATTGCCCAATCAGCCGTCTTTCCACTGATATCACAATCTCTGCCAGAACGGGCGGCAAAACTAGCAGCGATCGCCGGACAGTCGCCTTCGCCAGACCGAAATCGCGCTCGTTATCTTTTGGCGAGTGATTACATTGAAAGAACCCAAGGGCAAAAAGCGCTGGCTTTACTCCAAGGATTGGAGAAAGACTATCCTATCCTCGCGCCCTACATTTTGCTGAAACAGGCCCAGGCACAGGATATCCTGGGCGCAGACGGCAAAGCCTCGGATCTCAGACAAAGTGTGCTGAAACAGTATCCTAAAGAAGCCGCTTCGGTAAAAGCACTATATCTAATTGCCCAACCGAAGCAACAAGAAATAGCGATCGCTCAATTTCCTTCTAATCCTCTAACTTGGGAAATTATTCGCAAACGCTTGCAAGAAAATCCCAATCAGCCAAAATTACAATTGATTTTGGCAACTTATGCTTACGATCAACCAGGCATAGTGGGCGTTTTGGATCGGCTAGTAAAACAGCCTACCCTCAAACCCGAAGACTGGGAACTCATTGGTACCAGCTATTGGGAAAATAGTCAATTTCCGAAAGCGGCGAATGCTTATGCCAAAGCACCCAAAACATCGCGCAACCTCTACCGGACTGCACGAGGGTTACAAGTAGGAGGCAAAGATAAAGAAACAGCGATCGCTACCTATAAACAATTAGTGCAGCAATTTCCCAATACCGAGGAAACTGGGACTGCACTACTGCGATTAGCAGAAACCGCAAAGACAGGTAAAGATGGCTTACCTTATCTCGATCGGGTAATTAGTAAGTTTCCTAAACAAGCTGGGACTGCACTGGTACAAAAAGCCAAAATTCTCGAAACCCTCAAGGATCAAAAGTCAGCTAGCGCGGCGTGGCAATTACTCATAGCCAAGTACGGCAATTCTGATGAAGCTGCAGAATATCGTTGGAAAATCGCCCAAGATAAAGCCAAAGCCAAAGATTACGTCGGTGCTTGGCAATGGGCAGAGCCAATTGTCACCAATAATCCCAACAGTATTTTAGCTCCCAGAGCCGGCTTTTGGGTCGGTAAATGGGCAGCTTCACTAGGCAAACAGCAGGAATCTCAAACTGCTTATAATTATGTAATTAGTCAGTTTCCCTACTCTTACTATGCATGGCGAGCAGCCAATATGCAGGGGCTAAATGTCGGCAACTTCGACAACGTGCGCGTCATGAACCCAGAAGTAATCGCACCCCAGCGTTCATTACCACCGGCTGGTTCTGAGACTTTCAAAGAATTATATTTGTTGGGTCAAGACCGCGATGCCTGGTTACAATGGGAAACGGAATTTCAGAATAAAATTCAGCCAACGGTAGCAGAGCAATTTACTGAAGGGTTGATGCGACAGGCGAAGGGTGAAAATCTCATCGGAATTGACAAAATTTCTAAATTAGAAGATCGGGAAATACCAGCAGAACTTGCCCAATATCAAACTCTGAGCAAACAGATCGCCTACTGGCAAGCCCGTTACCCATTTCCCTATCTCCGAGAGACTGAAAAATGGTCTATTGAGCGTAAACTCAATCCTTTGCTAGTCACTGCTCTAATGCGTCAAGAGTCACGGTTTGAGCCAAAAATCAAATCCGTCGCTGATGCTACTGGCTTAATGCAGTTGTTGCCCAGTACAGCTAAATGGATCGCCCCACAAATTAAGGTGGATATCAAAACAATAAACCTGGAAAATCCCAACGATAATATTATGCTGGGTACTTGGTATTTGGATCATACCCATCAGCAATATAACAATAACTCGCTGTTAGCGATCGCCAGTTACAATGCGGGCCCCGGTAATGTCTCCAAATGGCTGCAAACTCTAACTACACAAGATCCAGATGAGTTTGTTGAACAAATTCCCTTTGATGAAACCAAAAATTATGTGCGTCAGGTATTTGGCAACTATTGGAATTATTTGAGACTTTACAACCCTGAAATTTCTGGAGTCGTAGCAAAGTACTCTACTACACATCCAAAATTACCGGCGCAGTGATTTTACCTAATCAGATAAGCAAGTAGGGAGCAGGGAAAACACATATACAATTTTTTTTACATGAATTCGATGAACCTCTCCCTGCCTGGAATTTTTGTTCAATTTAGTCCCTCTCTAACTCGGAGAGAGACTGATTTTGCGTAGTAAAAACGACTAATCATGTGGATACCATCTAATCTTTCGAACTCACGGATAGTTAAGTAGAGCGATCGCCTATTTCACTGCCAACAGCTTGAGTTGAGTGCGATTTAAGTATTAATATATCTTAAATAATATTAAATATTACTTTTTTCGCACCATCCTTAATTTTTGTGCCCAATGGAGTTAGCTTCAAAAGAATTTAAGTCAGAACTGATATTAGAAGTCCAAGCCTGCCTGCAATTGGCAGTTCCTCTGGTAATTACTCAAATATTAGAAGCGGGCATTCCTTTATTGGATGGGGTGATGATGGGCTTACTTAACAGCCAAGCCTTAGCTGCGGGTGCTTTAGGTGCTGTTACCTTTTCTACCCTAGCTTCCGTTTGTCGTTCTATTCTTTCAGCCGTAGGTGTGAGTGTCGCAAATGCTTTTGGTGGAGGCAAAATAGACCAAGTTAGCCGTGCTACCGGTCAAGGAATTTGGTTAGCTGTGACGATGTGCTTACCTGTGATGTTTATCATTTGGCACTTTGACTATATCCTGCTGCTGACTGGTCAAGAAGAAAGCAATGTGTTATTAGCTCAAACCTATTTGCGGTCTATTGTTTGGAGTTTTCCTGCTGCGCTCGGTTTTTGTATCTTAAAAGAAGTTAGCTCTGCTCTCAATCGCCCCCAATTCCTAGCAGTAATTACGGTATCTGGACTATTACTGAATGCAGTTGCTAATTACGTGCTAATGTTCGGTAAATTTGGTTTCCCAGCCCTTGGTTTAGCGGGTATTGGTTGGGGAAGCACACTCATTTTTTGGCTGAATTTTATTGCCGCCGTCAGTTGGGTTTGCTTGGACGACTACTTTAAAGACTACCAACTTCATCGGGCTTTGCATCAGTTCGATAAAGATATGTTTGTAGATATCTTCCAAACTGGATGGTTCTTGGGGTTGCAGTATGGAGCCGAAATTGGAGTATTCACCGCCACTGCTTTAATGATGGGGTGGTTTGGGACAGAGACGTTAGCAGCCCATGAAATTACCGTTGAGACAGAAAGTTTCGTCGAAACGGTGTCTATAGGTATTTCCTATGCCATCACAATGAGAGTAGGACAGCTGAGGGGACAAAACGATCTCAAAGGTGCAAGCATAGCTGGATTTGTCTGCATTGCCCTTGTTACTCCCATTGTTACCATTGTGGGATTAATTTTTTTGCTGTTTCCCAACTATATTGTGGCAATGTATTTGGACACCAGTAATTTGGATAATGTCGAGATAGTTAAAACGGCAACTTCTTTCCTAGCTGTGGGGGCATTAGTCCAAATATTTTATAGTATTCAGACTATTGCTGCTGGTGCATTAATCGGGTTGAAGGATACCAAAATACCAGTGTTGATCGCCATGTTCGCTTACTGGGGTGTAGGTCTAGGTGGTGGCTATCTGATGACATTCACTCTTGGTTGGGGTGCTATAGGTTTATGGTTGGGTTTAGCATTAGGGCTACTTATGGGCGCAGTGCTTTTAACTTGGCGTTTTTATCTTTTGACTTCCGATATAGCATCAAAGTCCTGCTCAGAGACGTAAAGTTTTACGTCTCTACATCCAGATTAATATCGCGATCCAACAAGGCAAATTAGTCTATCTAAAATAACTTAAAATTAGAAAAACTAAAGAATTGAAGACATAGAGACTTTTAATTATGCTGACTCCTGAAGATATAGAAAAATTTATTAACAATGCACCAAAAAGTGAAGTTCGTCAGAGTGGAATTGATGGTTACGGGCTTTTTGCTAAGGAGTTGATATTAGAAGCAGAGCAAATAATAGACTTTAGCTTTCCTCATTTTTACCAAGAAGTTAGATATGCCGATCAAACCGATGAATTTCTGAGGGAGGGTAAATTTATTGGAATTAGTGAGGAAATTTGTTTAACGGCTGAGGGTTCAACTAAGTTCGCGGCAGTCAATCATTCTCGAAATCCCAATGCTGTGGTTGACCTTGAAAAACGCCAAGTATTTGCTTTGAGAGATATTCAACCTAATGAGG
Protein-coding sequences here:
- a CDS encoding lytic transglycosylase domain-containing protein, producing MLKKLQKKQISIIAGAALFAFLAGAMVSAPQIGKTVGQWLKVGKNQTQQTSDASIAQSAVFPLISQSLPERAAKLAAIAGQSPSPDRNRARYLLASDYIERTQGQKALALLQGLEKDYPILAPYILLKQAQAQDILGADGKASDLRQSVLKQYPKEAASVKALYLIAQPKQQEIAIAQFPSNPLTWEIIRKRLQENPNQPKLQLILATYAYDQPGIVGVLDRLVKQPTLKPEDWELIGTSYWENSQFPKAANAYAKAPKTSRNLYRTARGLQVGGKDKETAIATYKQLVQQFPNTEETGTALLRLAETAKTGKDGLPYLDRVISKFPKQAGTALVQKAKILETLKDQKSASAAWQLLIAKYGNSDEAAEYRWKIAQDKAKAKDYVGAWQWAEPIVTNNPNSILAPRAGFWVGKWAASLGKQQESQTAYNYVISQFPYSYYAWRAANMQGLNVGNFDNVRVMNPEVIAPQRSLPPAGSETFKELYLLGQDRDAWLQWETEFQNKIQPTVAEQFTEGLMRQAKGENLIGIDKISKLEDREIPAELAQYQTLSKQIAYWQARYPFPYLRETEKWSIERKLNPLLVTALMRQESRFEPKIKSVADATGLMQLLPSTAKWIAPQIKVDIKTINLENPNDNIMLGTWYLDHTHQQYNNNSLLAIASYNAGPGNVSKWLQTLTTQDPDEFVEQIPFDETKNYVRQVFGNYWNYLRLYNPEISGVVAKYSTTHPKLPAQ
- a CDS encoding MATE family efflux transporter; translation: MELASKEFKSELILEVQACLQLAVPLVITQILEAGIPLLDGVMMGLLNSQALAAGALGAVTFSTLASVCRSILSAVGVSVANAFGGGKIDQVSRATGQGIWLAVTMCLPVMFIIWHFDYILLLTGQEESNVLLAQTYLRSIVWSFPAALGFCILKEVSSALNRPQFLAVITVSGLLLNAVANYVLMFGKFGFPALGLAGIGWGSTLIFWLNFIAAVSWVCLDDYFKDYQLHRALHQFDKDMFVDIFQTGWFLGLQYGAEIGVFTATALMMGWFGTETLAAHEITVETESFVETVSIGISYAITMRVGQLRGQNDLKGASIAGFVCIALVTPIVTIVGLIFLLFPNYIVAMYLDTSNLDNVEIVKTATSFLAVGALVQIFYSIQTIAAGALIGLKDTKIPVLIAMFAYWGVGLGGGYLMTFTLGWGAIGLWLGLALGLLMGAVLLTWRFYLLTSDIASKSCSET
- a CDS encoding SET domain-containing protein-lysine N-methyltransferase → MLTPEDIEKFINNAPKSEVRQSGIDGYGLFAKELILEAEQIIDFSFPHFYQEVRYADQTDEFLREGKFIGISEEICLTAEGSTKFAAVNHSRNPNAVVDLEKRQVFALRDIQPNEEITIDVRLEPMSERAKQFSPWL